Below is a genomic region from Nilaparvata lugens isolate BPH chromosome 3, ASM1435652v1, whole genome shotgun sequence.
tgaaataatattagtttaTAGTATGAATGTTTCTTGTAGTAAGCTGTTATTAGTCTGTAGCTGCTTTCTTGGTCTTGAATATGTGTAGCTTTTCCATTCAACCGCTTAAAGTATGTCATAAAATCATTCCAGTCATTTTTGCCAAGTTTCGTTTGTTTGgaaatattgcattttcaaattcaaccaATTCATATCATTATAACTTTCTAGTttgctattgttttattgacTTTTCAGCTTCCATTATAGTATTTTATCGTATTAGAGTGAATAAGTAGATTATGAACGGTAAATACCGTAACTTGTGATTTGAGCTACAATATTGATGTATCATTGTTTTCTCTTGGATGTCCAACTACATGAAAATTGTGGTATTATTGTGAGACAATTATTTAGCCAaagattaaaatataaatattttagtgAGAAATTCTATGGAGATGTTTTATTGGAATTCCAATGTCTAAACTCTGATTCTAGAATAGTAtgaaatttaaactttgtaGTATACTTTTTATCAATTCTCTAATACTTATTCATGATGATACTCTGTTCATGATGATATAATATGTTCTTTTTGTTTATTTCTATGAGAAGCTGGCTGATTGAAAAtgttgatcaattatttttttatagagCTTTTTCTAGTGCCGTTTTATAAGTTCAATATGAGAATGTCTCATAATAATTTGAGAATATTAAAGTTTGAAGAATTCAGGATAAAAATTATAGTACGTCCCTCCTAAATCGTGTGTTATCCTCTAATTGAGCATGTATGTATACAGtagctattttacaaataagattagcctaaaaatatttcaatgattattcGACGATGATTATTACAACGATGtccaaaatatttcaatgattattcGACGATGATTATTACAACTTTAGTCCAtggtttttctcaattttttgtgaaaaatgaaattcgctcaaactttgtgattTTATGGTATTTGATGCtaggaacacgaatctggaatcagatttgcaaaattccttaccgttcaggagatatgaccatttgaaaattggcaaatttCACGTTTGCAGGCTCATAGCTCACCCTgttatagtagctgggggtgccaaatttggctccgacatttctcaggtcaagctttatctatgttgcaaattccagccaaatctgagatactttttgtttcagtgtgtttcacgatgtGTGAATTTAAAAAGTTAAAaagttaaatttaaaaattttaaaagttaatTCCATTATCATTTTTTAGTCCAtggtttttctcaatttttttgtgaaaattgtaatatttcatTGTATGAATCATCAATTATCAAGTTCATTCTCTAATTATGATTAATTgaaactttatcaatttttatatcttatttgaattttctgagaagtacttgtctatcattacaTTAAGGATTGAGGGTTGAAACTTTATTGATGTACACGATAGCTCTATTCAATACGTgttttattattacaaataatattacaatttctACAGGTCTACAGTACgtattaattgttgaaaatatggTACAGTAATAATATCACAGGGTCAAGAGCTTTTTACAGGAACAATATTGTGTAATTCTATTGTGTATCTTCTATAATGTTCTGGAATAATTCGCTATAACTTCGGTTCTAAAttaagaattatttgaaatcaaGAAACTagaatatgaattgaaaaattcaatttcaattttatagagCTCTTGTATGCAGAGATGTTCAATCACACAGATATTCACTTTACTTTTATAGGCTACAAccattattttgataaaataacaatcatccagtacccttttaaattttAGTGATGCATTTTACATGCATCtgaaagaatcaatcaataatctgAATGAATCATGCAGGatgattcttattttatttcaatcacaCAGGGAGTATTATCACCATGCTATCGGTTCAGTTGTTCAAAGGATGTCTGCTTCAGGGCAGCTCTGATAAGATACAATTATGACCTTGAAAATAACTTTTACCACTTCATAATTTATGCATTTTAAATGCATCTgaaagaatcaatcaatgatGTGAATGAATCATACtggatgatttttattttatttcaatgacacAGAGAGTATATATAATCACCGTGCTATCGGTTCGTTTGTCCAAAGGATGTCTGCTTCAGGGCAGCTCTGATAAGATACAATTATGACCttgagaataactttttcacttCATAATCGATGCATTTTAAATGCATCTGGAAGAATCAAtcaatgatttgaatgaatcatacaggatgattcttattttatttcaattacacaGAGAGTATAATCACCGTGCTATCGGTTCAGTTGTTGAAAGGGATGTCTGCTTCAGGGCAGCTCTGATAAGATACAATTATGACCTTGAGAATAACTTTCTCACTTCATAATTGATGCATTTTAAATGCATCTgaaagaatcaatcaatgatGTGAATGAATCATACAGGatgattcttatttcatttcaatcacACAAAGAGTATTAAAACCATGTGCTATATCGGTTCGGTTGTCGAAACGATGTCTGCTTCAGGGCAGCTCTGATAAGACACAATTATGACcttgaaaataacttttttcacTTCATAATACACACCTAAAACTCACTCATCTCTCACCATCATCTCTTCCATCACCCGCGCATGAGTCAAGAGCGTATATGGGATTCATTCATATTAGAGACATTCAACATgattatcaagtttttcttttttttgtcagagattgacaatggtgtaataaccgaaaccagtctttctaattatcaataaatcagtggttttttgacaataatttcttagtctttttcattcaatatgattatCAAGGTGTAATAGTTTCTTATTCCCTTATTGTAATAGTGATTTCCTGTACCGTATCCTAATTCCATTGAATAGTCTCAGTATAGTAGATTAAGAGTGTAAATCAATGCTAGATCTTATATCTAGATCTCTAATGCTAGAGTATAAATCAAGCTAAGATCTTATGATATAACAAACTTTCAAAACATTCAACAGGATTTTAGAGTCATGATTTCCTGTGTCCTATTTCTATTGTACAGTTTCAGTAGAATAGATATAACCTCAGTATAGTAGAGTATAAATCAATGTAGATCCCAAGCTACAGGATTTTAAAGTCATGATTTCCTGTGTCCTATTTCTATTGTACAGTTTCAGTAGAATAATGTGATATGTTCCTGATCATAATAAATGATTCTCTATATCCTTATTCCTAGAATTCTATCGTGTAGTTTTAGTAGAATTGATATAACCTCAGTATAGTAGATATAGTCACGTAGTATAGTAGAGTATAAATCAATGTAGATCCCAAGCTTCAGGATTTTAGAGTCATGATTTCCTGTGACTTATTTCTATTGTACAGTTCCAGTAGAATAATGTGATATGGTTCCtgatcataataaattattctctgtATCCTTATTCCTTATAATTTTATCGTGTAGTTTTAGTAGAATAGATATAACCTCAGTATAGTAGATATAGTCTCAGTACAGTAGAGTATAAATCAATGTAGATCCCAAGCTGAAATCTTTTGATATAACAAACTTTAAagacattcaaaaatattttagagtCATGATTTCCTGTGTCCTATTTCTATTGTACAGTTTCATTAGGATAATGTGATATAGTTCCTGATTGTAATAGTGATTCCCTGTATCATAATTCTTAATAATTAAGTTACATTGTAAAGTTTCAGTAGAGTAGATGTTGAGTATTAATCAATAGAGAgggtaaggctcaactcacacttgcgcgactcaagtcaagaagagactcgactctagtcgagagcatgtgttttcgaATGGTGACAGtcacggagactagaatcgactggtctgagtgtcaccatttggaaaaaCTTGCTCTCGACTAGGGTCGAGTCTCTTTTCGACCTGAGTTGCGTAAGtttgagttgagccttagaggTAAGTAAAATagagaaaacatgaaattggagATTCAAATAATTGACAATCTAACCCATCCCATTGACCCACAAATTGTGACAACGTTTTGAAACTTGTCACTGCAGATATAATAAGTCCAATTTTTAGGTCCGGTTAATTGCACAAAAgcttgttgaattttaatcgtgaaattaatcacgattaaaattcaaccggattTTGTGTAACCGACACTTAGTGTCTCTTCTTTTCAAATGTTCTAACTTTTATCTTAATTTTGCCATTTTAAAACATGTCAGTTTTTTATTGTCTCTTCTTTTTAAATGTTCtttcttttatattaattttgccATTTTAAAACATGTCAGTTTTTTATTGTCTCTtctttttaaatgttctatctTTTATCCTAATTTTGCCACTTTTGAAacatatcagttttttattacCTCTTACATTTCAGATGTTCTATCTCAATTTGGCCAGTTTGGTCTTTTTGAAAACGGCCTCTCGAAGTCTCTCTTTAACTTCTTGCAGATGCTTATTCCTGTATTTGGGATTTGTGCTAATGTTCATGACCATCAACATGGCTGACTTGCATTCACTCTCCGCGTTGTCGAATTTCAGTTTAGTGTCTCTCTCCCATTTGTTGTAAGGGAACTCGAACATGCACTGGAATCCTTCGTCCAGAGCTATCGCCTGGTCCGAATAGTCTGTGACCACAATCGAGACGATTCTCAGCTTGAACGATTTGGTTTGTAGGATGCTTGCTTGGAGGAGGGCTTCAGGAACTCCTGGCAACAGAAAACTTTCAATTTCGAGATGCATTGGTAGAAATAAGTGTTTGGGGAATCAGAAATTGGAAGCTCTaaaaaactttttactttccttgccctattatcataggtaaggaaagtattgctttccaaaaaaaattaaaggtaccccaatttccaaattaattAACCGTGTTTGATGTACGGTATTTTCTAGGGATCTCACAAtacttttttaatgaatttattattcaaatcaataaataaattctatgaataattttactttccttgccctcgtaccaaaggtaaggaaagtattgctttccgaaaaaaatgaaggtaccccaatttgtaaatttctatacgtttcaaggtcccctgagtccaaaaaattggtttttgggtattggtctgttgtgtgtgtgtgtgtgtgtgtgtatgagtgtatgtgcgtctgtttacacgatatctcatctcccaattaacggaatgacttgaaatttgaaacgtaaggtccttacaatataaggatccgacacgaacaatttcgatcaaatgcgattcaagatggcggctaaaatggcgaaaatgttgtcaaaaacaggggttttcgcgattttctcgaaaacggctccaacgatttcgatcaaattcatacctagaaaagtcattgataagctctatcgactgccacaagtcccatatctgtaaaaattttaggagctccgccccatctatgcaaagtttaattttagattcccaattatcaggattTAGATACAATCTAAACAAAGAagtttgagtggaaaagattgaacatgaagaactctacaattgatgttcagtaatattttcacctaaaattgaaaataagctttaaattcgagaaaatgtgattattgaattgcaaactgttggcaactgttgattctagttaatcattcactatgaagagatagcagacctcgtgagtctccagcattattgtgctgtcaccagctggctcagatctttcagtagtagacttgagatgcgcgtgaacactagcgtcaggtgatcaattttcataacggcaaggaaggttgtgtgagtgcaccacaccacatttttattttttccccTACATTGGAATCACAGTTCATACATGATACACTAAAACTTGGGAATCATATCATCAATCATCATTTTATTACATGCCTGATTAAAATGTCCTTTTGTAACAAGATGTCAGTTCATTCTCAAAATGATTAGAAACTTTTGAAATGCTTGaagatcttcttcttcatgtgcctGTCCGCTTCCAGACGTTGGCTAGTTTCACCCTATCCACAACTGCACCAAACAATTTCACGGTTTTCATGGAGAACCAATTCCTCAAATTTTTCAGCTATGAAATTCTTCTGCCGACCCCTCCCCTTCCCATTGCAATATGCACTGTAGGAGATCATAACGGTGAGGGTTTCTCATAATATGCCCCAAGTGTTGCAATTTTCTCGCCTTTATAGTAATTAGGAGCTTGAAGATAACCGAGCTATTTTAATATAATCATAtcagaattgaatattatagatATTGAGTAATCAGGCTTTATAGTCAAGATTACACAATTTTATGAAACATATTTCATTCtttctataataaaattattgatcttTCCACATTGATATTGCTGTAGcaaacatatttttattgtttaatcTATAGCAAATCCCATGTATGAAATTGAGCATCAAAAaatctttcttgaaaattattcaataattgaagccagatagaatttttttaatttttcatcttctcttctATTTTGATGTTTTCTGTAACGTAAAGTCATCCCCTACAAGTccttaatagaatagaatatttttatactcACCAAGGTTGCGGTATTTTGAATTCACTGACCAAACATAAATCTGAGTATAATTATTCACTCtgaaaattttattcagatCCACTGATTTATTCATGTGAATCCTGAACTTTTGTATTTTGCATAGACTCTCGCCTCGATAGTTCTGTGAAAAATATGCAATATTAGTGACATTTTTatgatatttatgattttttattgatatattgCACATGGGCATTCATTTCACTATATTCTTGGTATTGTAATTATGGTGAAATAAGAtacgattttatttttattgtaaattatgttatttttatattttattgagagagtgagagtgggTGAGTGGTATAGGAAAACATATATATGGTAAGATTATACTAGTGACTGACTCGTTTTCAAATGGtaaaattatcacaatataTACGTTTCAATAATTCCTTGCGATATTCTGATATCAAACGTAGatcagaatataatttattaattttattcagtcTAACCCAGAGTGAGACTGTAATGATTAACTATTAACTGTAATGATTCATGGGATTTTTAAGCAAAAATAGATGTGAAATTTTAAATAGGGGTTTGGTTTAAAAATTACATTGGAGGTTTTCAATGTTTAAAATCATCACCTAATTGATTCAGTATTgatgaatcaattcaattcaatttttttccttctgaatacaattcaaagcagttacatagaatcttaagcaataaagtttatacaattcaagaaacgatttaatatacttactaaaatcaaacaacagaatatagaactatactaaacaataaaactcttgagctatcacaattttattcgtatataaaattcttgtatcagataggaaagagcttacataggcaacaAAGGCCTGTGCGTAAGCTCGAGCTATCATAACGATATGcgttatatctataattataaagagagatctcaataatttttattatccattatccatttcatgaatgaatcaTCATTTGTTTGATATTTGAGAACTTGAATGTTAAATCTGATATCCAGTAGTAATGGCAAATAAAATAGATATTTACACCAACTGACGTTAATATTAGTTCATTAATTACTCTCCATATTTGAACAGAATAAATATAAGCATTCGTACCATGCATTATCACTGTGAAATGATAACATATCATTGACGGCATAAAACTATTTATCGTAGGCCTATGATGTAATGATAGCTTGAAAGGTTCAGAAACATCCTTTATGACATCAtacatttcaatatttgaatgcTTCTGTTGTTAACATCCTTGTGGAGTatcgtatagtgaggtccaagttataatggcagtgtaggaagataggagaaaagggttgccagatctcagccttgccacccaaacagctgatactggtatatctgatcaattttaactgttcattattgttgaaaatggtTAATCAAATtctatttgtcaagaaaatatattttttgaagatataataataaattttcatgattgagataagatattttgtcaattagttgaaattttcaattgttgataaacgatgtggcaacatcgcaaagcgtgaaagagatagcgccatctgctttgttgaatgatagacaaggatagcaacaccattgcaaatcacacactgccattatcaGTAGGACTATAGGTAGTCTtcctttaaaataatattcattagcATGAtagattccaattataattacaaATTCCACTTCTATGGACACACTCTTACATGATCTCTAGTTTATTTATCTCTCTCTTGTTTTCATTTTTGAGCATTCAATCTCTCATGCATATtctcattttactttccttgccctattaccataggtaaggaaagtattgctttccgaaaaaaattaaggtaccccattttttaaatttatatacgtttcaaggtcccctgagtccaaaaaagtagtttttgggtattggtctgtatgtgtgtgtgtgtgtgtgtgtgtgtgtgtgtgtgtggtgtgtgtgtgtgttgtgtgtgtgtgtggtgtgtgtgtgtgtgtgtgtgtggtgtgtgtgtgtgtgtgtgtgtgtgtggtgtgtgtgtgtgtgtgtgtgtgtgtgtgtggtgtgtgtgtgtgtgtgtgtgtgtgtgtgtgtgtggtgtgtgtgtgtgtgtgtggtggtgtgtgtgtgtgtgtgtgtgtgtggtgtgtgtgtgtgtgtgtgtgttgtgtgtgtgtgtgtggtgtgtgtgtgtgtgtggtgtgtgtgtgtgtgtgtggtgtgtgtgtgtgtgtgttgtgtgtgtgtgtgtggtgtgtgtgtggtgtgtgtgtgtgtgtgtgtgtgtgtgtgtgtgtgtgtgtgtgtgtgtgtgtggtgtgtgtgtgtgtgtgtgtatgagtgtatgtgcgtctgtgtacacgatatttcatctcccaattaacggaataacttgaaattcagaacttaaggtccttacaatataaggatccgacacgaacaatttcgaacaaatgcaattcaatatggcggctaaaatggcgaaaatgttgtcaaaaacagggtttttcgcgattttctcgaaaacggctccaacgattttgatcaaatacatacccaaaatagtcattgataagctctatcaactgccccaagtcccatatctgtaaaaatttcagaagctgcgccccatctatgcaaagtttgattcccaattatcaggcttcagatacagtttaaacaaaaaatttcaagtgaagaatattgagcatgaaaattaatgttcagtaacattttcacctaaaattgaaaataagcttgttgttcgagaaaatgtgtttattcaataaagcaaactgttggcaactgttgattctattaaatgattcactatgaagagatagcagacttcgtgtgtctgcagcgttattgtcctgtcaccagctgacttcgatctttaaatagtagacttgagttgcgcgggaacactagcgtcagtgataaattttcataacggcaaggaaagttgtgtgagtgcgccacaacagattttttattaaattctgaaAAAGTAAAAGAATAAGACGTTAATGTTGTGGTATTAACAACTTTTTAGCgctagttttgta
It encodes:
- the LOC111056614 gene encoding uncharacterized protein LOC111056614; translated protein: MTLLEKKSDPRLDPRVPLLTRIKFPRIWVRIPGFRVEDLQEDRFDEALEHIKNCYLMDDPLCRTTNILKDEESIDNYLKLIRWWMQDTQSLIAINEETGEIVGTLVERVLDLYLMKTFSNVMNYRGESLCKIQKFRIHMNKSVDLNKIFRVNNYTQIYVWSVNSKYRNLGVPEALLQASILQTKSFKLRIVSIVVTDYSDQAIALDEGFQCMFEFPYNKWERDTKLKFDNAESECKSAMLMVMNISTNPKYRNKHLQEVKERLREAVFKKTKLAKLR